Proteins from a genomic interval of Sporolactobacillus sp. Y61:
- a CDS encoding phosphatidate cytidylyltransferase, with protein sequence MKQRVLTGVVAGALYLAFLLYGSYPFAIMAAMIAGIAFTETALMDRMKYSSGPVLIGMFFVIAIVLFPFFSDKGSFEVLFIRLLILFILVMAVMTFFSKNHFDYTQAAYLTFSALYISIPFYLLVQMRFHSLALVLFVQITIWATDSGAYFVGRSFGKHKLAPHISPNKTIEGSAGAIIVALLTAVIFQLIAPAMVFHSWFELFIAALIISVAGQMGDLVESAVKRHFNVKDSGSILPGHGGLFDRFDSLIFVLPLLYLTGII encoded by the coding sequence ATGAAGCAGAGGGTACTGACAGGTGTTGTAGCAGGTGCACTGTATCTCGCCTTCCTTCTCTATGGTTCCTATCCGTTCGCCATTATGGCTGCGATGATTGCGGGGATTGCTTTTACGGAAACGGCTCTCATGGACAGGATGAAATATTCATCCGGCCCTGTGCTGATTGGGATGTTTTTTGTTATAGCCATCGTTCTTTTCCCTTTTTTTTCGGACAAAGGTTCCTTTGAAGTGCTGTTCATCAGGCTATTGATTCTGTTCATTCTTGTCATGGCGGTCATGACTTTCTTTTCAAAAAATCATTTTGATTATACACAGGCAGCTTATCTGACTTTTTCTGCCCTTTACATAAGCATTCCTTTTTATCTACTTGTCCAGATGCGCTTCCATAGTCTGGCACTTGTCCTTTTTGTGCAGATCACCATCTGGGCGACCGACAGCGGGGCCTACTTTGTCGGAAGGTCGTTCGGAAAACACAAGCTTGCTCCGCATATCAGTCCGAACAAAACCATTGAAGGCTCGGCAGGAGCAATTATTGTGGCCCTACTGACAGCTGTCATTTTTCAGCTGATTGCACCGGCTATGGTGTTCCATTCATGGTTTGAACTATTCATAGCAGCGCTGATTATCTCTGTCGCCGGTCAAATGGGAGATCTTGTTGAATCAGCGGTTAAACGCCACTTCAACGTCAAGGATTCCGGATCAATTCTTCCCGGTCACGGCGGGCTGTTTGATCGATTTGACAGTCTGATTTTTGTGCTGCCTTTATTATATTTGACCGGTATTATCTGA
- a CDS encoding YlxQ family RNA-binding protein, translating to MKSWQSFLGLAQRAGKVISGEETVIRSIRDQKAKAVILSADASLRTTKTIENKCRYYQIPLLTVPDRAELGQAIGQPFRVIVAVVDSGFAEVLIERLGSSTRG from the coding sequence ATTAAGAGCTGGCAGTCCTTTCTGGGCCTTGCACAGAGAGCCGGGAAAGTGATTTCGGGGGAAGAAACGGTCATTCGGTCTATCCGTGATCAGAAGGCGAAAGCAGTGATCCTGTCGGCAGATGCGTCCCTGCGAACAACGAAGACTATTGAAAATAAATGCCGCTATTATCAGATTCCGCTGCTCACTGTGCCAGACCGGGCAGAACTCGGTCAAGCAATCGGGCAGCCCTTCAGAGTCATCGTCGCAGTTGTGGACAGCGGTTTTGCGGAAGTTTTAATTGAAAGGCTGGGATCATCAACACGGGGGTGA
- the nusA gene encoding transcription termination factor NusA: MSSDLVEAITALEKDKGISKEVLLEALEAALISAYKRNFDQAQNVRVDINEGLGQIKVYARKEVVEAVDNKNLQISLEEAKKLNSNYQLGDTVEIEVTPRNFGRIAAQTAKQVVTQRVREAERSVIYSEFIDREDDIMTGIVQRLDHRFIYVDLGRVEALLPQSEQMPNEVYHPHDRIKVYITKVEDAKKGPMITVSRTHPGLLKRLFELEVPEIYDGTVEIKSISREAGDRSKIAVYAEDPTVDAVGACVGQKGARVQTIVNELKGEKIDIVRWSEDPVTYVANALSPSKVVDVLVNEEAKATTVIVPDYQLSLAIGKRGQNARLAAKLTGWKIDIKSESEAEEIGLFDKISNQADSSEENQADDVPEQDDEESTDPAQSNPEKN; the protein is encoded by the coding sequence ATGAGCAGTGATTTAGTGGAAGCCATCACAGCACTTGAGAAAGATAAGGGAATCAGTAAGGAAGTTCTGCTTGAGGCGCTTGAAGCAGCGCTGATCTCGGCTTATAAAAGGAACTTTGATCAGGCGCAGAACGTTCGGGTGGATATTAATGAAGGACTGGGACAGATCAAAGTCTATGCCCGAAAAGAAGTCGTCGAAGCTGTGGATAATAAAAATCTCCAGATTTCTCTTGAAGAGGCGAAAAAGCTGAACAGCAATTATCAGCTGGGGGATACGGTTGAAATTGAAGTCACCCCGCGAAATTTCGGCAGAATCGCGGCACAGACGGCAAAACAGGTCGTTACACAGCGTGTACGAGAAGCAGAACGCAGTGTGATCTACTCAGAGTTCATTGATCGCGAGGATGATATTATGACAGGTATCGTTCAAAGACTTGATCATCGCTTTATCTATGTTGATCTTGGACGCGTAGAAGCCTTATTGCCCCAGTCTGAACAGATGCCGAATGAAGTTTATCACCCGCATGACAGAATCAAGGTGTATATTACAAAAGTTGAAGATGCCAAAAAGGGACCGATGATTACTGTATCCAGGACACATCCGGGATTATTAAAGAGACTGTTTGAACTTGAAGTGCCGGAAATATACGATGGTACAGTTGAAATTAAATCCATTTCAAGAGAAGCAGGTGACCGCTCCAAAATCGCTGTGTATGCCGAAGATCCGACTGTTGACGCCGTCGGTGCATGTGTCGGGCAGAAAGGGGCAAGAGTTCAGACGATCGTTAATGAATTAAAGGGCGAAAAGATAGATATCGTCCGCTGGTCAGAAGATCCTGTGACCTATGTGGCAAATGCACTGAGCCCTTCCAAAGTGGTAGATGTTCTCGTTAATGAAGAGGCAAAAGCAACGACAGTCATTGTACCGGATTATCAGCTGTCTCTTGCAATAGGAAAAAGAGGTCAGAATGCCCGCCTGGCGGCAAAACTGACAGGATGGAAAATAGATATTAAGAGTGAATCCGAAGCCGAAGAAATCGGATTGTTTGATAAAATCAGCAATCAGGCTGATTCTTCCGAAGAAAATCAGGCGGATGATGTTCCTGAGCAGGACGATGAAGAATCAACTGATCCCGCTCAGTCAAACCCTGAAAAAAATTAA
- the rseP gene encoding RIP metalloprotease RseP, translated as METLLVVVIIFGLLVSIHELGHLWVAKKFGILCREYAIGFGPKIFAAKKGETVYTLRLLPIGGYVRMAGEDPEIVEIKPGQNVGLYFNEAGQVTRITTDHPEKYPDARFLTVEHCDLEKDLFISGYEEEDGPLKRYDLNDKATYVTDNQDFQISPLDRQFASKSVLARFLTVFAGPFMNLLLAVLIFIIYFSIQGVPSDAPRMGKIVDNYPAQEAGLRENDRVISIDQKKVNNWQDIVSYIGARPNKQMTFNIERNGKIHHMDVTAGHRKAEKGMEGVVGVYPPTRHSIPASLGAGVTQTYYWIKMELAALKMMVTGGFSLDQLAGPVGIYNATGQVVSQGFMIVLNWAAFLSVNLAVINLLPLPALDGGRLTFLIIEGVRGKPVEPQKEAMVHFIGFAFLMLLMLLVTWNDIQNIFTR; from the coding sequence GTGGAAACATTGCTCGTCGTTGTGATCATTTTCGGGCTTCTCGTCTCGATTCATGAGCTTGGGCACTTATGGGTTGCAAAAAAATTCGGGATACTTTGCCGTGAATATGCCATTGGTTTCGGGCCCAAAATTTTTGCAGCCAAAAAGGGTGAGACCGTTTATACCCTGCGATTACTTCCCATCGGCGGTTATGTACGGATGGCAGGTGAGGACCCGGAAATTGTTGAAATTAAGCCCGGACAAAATGTTGGACTTTATTTTAATGAGGCCGGGCAGGTAACAAGAATAACAACCGATCATCCGGAGAAATATCCTGATGCGCGTTTTTTGACGGTTGAACACTGCGATCTGGAAAAAGATCTCTTTATTTCCGGTTATGAGGAAGAAGACGGGCCATTAAAGCGCTATGATCTGAACGATAAGGCCACCTATGTGACCGATAATCAGGACTTTCAGATATCCCCGCTGGACAGGCAGTTCGCTTCAAAATCGGTTCTTGCCCGCTTTTTAACTGTTTTTGCCGGACCGTTCATGAATTTGCTGCTTGCTGTTTTGATTTTTATTATTTATTTCAGTATCCAGGGAGTTCCGTCCGACGCGCCGAGAATGGGGAAGATAGTGGATAATTATCCTGCTCAGGAAGCCGGGCTCAGGGAAAATGACCGGGTCATCAGTATCGATCAGAAAAAAGTGAACAACTGGCAGGATATTGTTTCCTATATCGGCGCCCGTCCAAACAAACAAATGACTTTTAATATTGAAAGAAATGGAAAAATACATCATATGGATGTTACAGCCGGCCATAGAAAAGCTGAAAAGGGTATGGAAGGGGTTGTCGGTGTATATCCGCCAACACGCCATTCTATACCAGCATCACTCGGAGCCGGCGTGACTCAGACATATTACTGGATTAAAATGGAGCTGGCCGCGCTGAAAATGATGGTAACCGGCGGGTTCAGTCTGGATCAGCTTGCAGGACCTGTCGGAATCTATAATGCGACAGGACAGGTTGTTTCACAGGGCTTCATGATCGTATTGAACTGGGCGGCATTTCTGAGTGTCAATCTGGCGGTCATTAACCTTCTGCCGCTTCCTGCACTGGACGGAGGCAGACTGACGTTTCTGATTATCGAAGGGGTACGCGGCAAGCCGGTGGAGCCTCAGAAGGAAGCTATGGTGCATTTCATTGGATTCGCCTTTTTGATGTTACTCATGCTGCTTGTGACCTGGAATGATATACAAAATATTTTTACACGCTGA
- a CDS encoding proline--tRNA ligase: MKQSQMFIPTLKEVPSDAESVSHQLLLRGGFIRQNAAGIYSYLPLGYKVIKKIEQIIREEMDRIGAQELLMPAMQPAELWHESGRWDVYGPELMRLKDRHGRYFAMGATGEELVTSLVRDTLNTYKKLPMTLYQIQTKYRDEKRPRFGLLRGREFIMKDAYSFHADEKTLDDAYWAMYHAYRRIFDRCGLKYRAVLADSGAMGGKDTHEFQALADIGEDTIAYSDQSDYAANLEMAATGPVVHVPQKEAAPLEKDQGYQAEDQQQLVSASWFKTRTETVLVFTRADDEVNEVKVKNALGADLIEPIAKDQIPALSALSEETRVLADHGVATCTHAEVYDSVDDMTYKHVDMKRDFHVEAFEDLRFIKEGDPSPDGKGTIHFAKGIEVGQVFKLGTKYSEAMNALFLDDKGKSKPLIMGCYGIGVSRTLSAICEQYHDDKGMIWPKSLAPFAIHLITMNPKKEDQKNLSALIYKQLTDLGFDVLWDDRKERPGVKFADSELIGCPVQVVVGKKASDHIVEAGGRKEGHRELCTVSELNKTIETILDKEK; this comes from the coding sequence ATGAAACAAAGCCAAATGTTTATACCGACTCTGAAAGAAGTGCCATCTGATGCGGAGTCGGTCAGCCACCAGCTGCTGCTTCGGGGTGGATTTATTCGCCAGAATGCAGCTGGAATCTATTCTTATCTTCCCCTTGGGTATAAAGTGATAAAGAAAATTGAACAGATTATCCGTGAGGAAATGGACAGAATCGGCGCCCAGGAGCTTCTGATGCCTGCCATGCAGCCCGCGGAACTTTGGCATGAATCCGGAAGATGGGATGTATATGGTCCGGAACTGATGCGTCTGAAGGACCGGCACGGCCGGTATTTTGCCATGGGAGCAACCGGTGAAGAACTGGTGACAAGCCTGGTCAGGGATACATTAAATACGTATAAAAAGCTGCCCATGACTCTGTATCAGATTCAGACAAAATACAGGGATGAGAAGCGTCCGCGTTTTGGTCTGCTTCGCGGGCGTGAATTTATTATGAAGGACGCATACTCTTTTCATGCAGATGAAAAAACGCTGGATGATGCTTACTGGGCTATGTATCATGCGTATCGGCGTATTTTTGACCGGTGTGGATTAAAGTATCGTGCTGTACTTGCCGACTCAGGTGCCATGGGTGGAAAAGATACACATGAATTCCAGGCACTGGCCGATATAGGTGAGGATACGATTGCGTACTCTGATCAGTCGGATTATGCAGCAAATCTTGAAATGGCAGCGACCGGACCTGTTGTTCATGTGCCTCAGAAGGAAGCGGCCCCTCTTGAAAAAGATCAGGGGTATCAGGCAGAGGATCAACAACAGCTTGTTTCGGCCTCATGGTTTAAGACACGAACGGAAACCGTCCTGGTCTTCACACGTGCAGATGACGAAGTGAATGAAGTTAAAGTGAAAAACGCCCTGGGAGCAGATTTGATTGAACCCATTGCAAAAGATCAGATTCCCGCCCTCTCGGCACTTTCTGAAGAAACCCGCGTTCTTGCTGATCATGGCGTTGCCACCTGCACGCATGCAGAAGTCTATGATTCTGTCGATGATATGACATATAAACACGTGGATATGAAAAGAGACTTTCATGTAGAGGCTTTTGAAGATCTTCGTTTTATTAAAGAGGGCGATCCATCCCCGGATGGGAAAGGAACCATACATTTTGCCAAGGGGATAGAAGTCGGTCAGGTTTTTAAACTGGGTACAAAATACTCGGAAGCCATGAATGCTTTATTCCTTGACGATAAAGGAAAAAGCAAGCCCCTGATTATGGGCTGTTACGGAATAGGGGTCTCCCGGACATTATCTGCTATCTGTGAGCAGTATCATGATGATAAAGGGATGATCTGGCCAAAATCTCTTGCCCCTTTTGCCATACATTTGATTACCATGAATCCGAAAAAGGAAGATCAGAAAAACTTGTCCGCGCTTATTTATAAGCAGTTAACTGATCTTGGTTTCGATGTCTTATGGGACGACCGAAAAGAACGTCCGGGGGTTAAATTTGCAGACAGTGAACTGATTGGCTGCCCGGTTCAGGTGGTCGTCGGGAAAAAAGCATCGGACCATATCGTCGAAGCAGGGGGAAGAAAAGAAGGTCACCGTGAACTATGCACCGTGAGCGAACTCAACAAAACGATTGAAACGATACTTGATAAAGAGAAGTGA
- a CDS encoding YlxR family protein — protein MPGKRRIPMRKCIVCQESAEKKNLFRVVRSPEGEVTLDMTGKKNGRGAYLTKKEECVMKAKNKKLLSRQLGVPVPDSVFQDMMSYLEEHAADVREN, from the coding sequence ATGCCCGGAAAGCGTAGAATACCTATGCGAAAGTGTATCGTTTGTCAGGAGTCAGCGGAAAAAAAGAATCTTTTTCGGGTTGTCCGTTCTCCTGAAGGCGAAGTAACCCTTGATATGACAGGCAAGAAAAACGGACGAGGCGCCTATCTGACGAAAAAGGAAGAATGTGTAATGAAAGCAAAAAATAAAAAACTCCTTTCCCGCCAGCTTGGTGTGCCCGTTCCCGATTCTGTTTTTCAGGACATGATGTCATACCTTGAGGAACATGCTGCAGATGTCAGGGAGAATTAA
- a CDS encoding PolC-type DNA polymerase III, translated as MSEPMSKADRWSVLMQQIETPDEWKDSYFLHGEIVKLTVFRHEHKWHFDFLLDHILPSQIFEWIESSLEKHFNRIVPTITCSIQARSDEGAERLVEQYWPRVSSQLVTRFPALKSSLSVQKPAADGHRLTLTATNEAEAALMKRKLPHALNQQLKSFGFPPFTVNVAINADQKSKAYDSFIRQKEAEDHQKVVEAMIERKKNKEAQGKPDDGPFKIGYDIHDEPVSIETIQDEERRITIQGYVFDAETRELRSGRTLLIFKITDYTDSLMVKSFSRDKEDAERFRNLKKGLWLKVRGGIQNDNFVHDLVMIANDIEEIPAHKTMDQAPSGSKRVELHAHTVMSQMDAVVTATDLIKRAGEWGHPAIAITDHGVVQSFPEAYNAGKKFGVKVIYGVEANVIDDGVPVAYNLDHRLLQDEVYTVFDVETTGLSAVYDTIIELAAVKMKNGEVLDKFDKFANPHHPLPRKIIELTSITDEMLADAPDAGEIIKEFRAFAGDSILVAHNATFDMGFINNGYKKLGFEKAANPVIDTLELGRFLYPTFKNHKLDTLCKAFHIELTHHHRAIYDTEATAYLAWKMIKDAGQKGMTYHDQLNDNLGKGNLDRIRPFHAVLLVKNQTGLKNLYKLVSFAHVNYFYRVPRIPRSLLTRYREGLIIGSGCDRGELFETMMQKSAEQAEKIAEFYDYIEIQPPSNYMHLVEKGIIRDELALKDVIKKLVNLGKKMDKPVVATGDVHYLDKHDAIYRKILITSQAGNPLNRQTLPDVHFRTTDEMMECMKFLGEEEAREVVVTAPDHIAEEIDHVLPVKDRLYTPTIDGAEEEVKQKTYARAHELYGETLPEIVEKRLKKELKSIIGHGFSVIYLIAHKLVKKSLSDGYLVGSRGSVGSSLVATMLEITEVNPLPPHYLCPKCHHSIFFTDGSVASGFDLPDKNCPKCGSTMKKDGHDIPFETFLGFKGDKVPDIDLNFSGDYQPVAHNYTKVLFGEDKVYRAGTIGTIADKTAYGYVKGFEEETGKQFRSAERDRLASGCTGAKRTTGQHPGGIVVVPRDMEIYDFTPVQYPADDKTAEWKTTHFDFHSIHDNILKLDILGHDDPTVIRMLQDLSGIDPKTIPVDDKDVMKIFSSTESLGVKPEQIRCKMGTLGIPEFGTRFVRQMLEDTKPTTFAELVQISGLSHGTDVWLGNAQILIDNGTCVLKDVISCRDDIMIDLMHQGLEPSHAFKIMESVRKGKGLNDEWIAEMKENHVPDWYMDSCLKIKYMFPKAHATAYVLMAFRIAYFKVHYPILFYATYFSVRADDFDVDVMKKGSGEIKGKMDEIEQKGNDALPKEKSLLTVLEVALEMCERGFRFQSVDLYRSDATRFLVDGDSLIPPFNAIPGVGTNAAKAIAASRDDGEFLSKEDLQKRARISKTVLEFLDSQGCLEGLPDANQLSLF; from the coding sequence ATGAGCGAACCGATGAGCAAGGCTGACAGATGGTCGGTTCTGATGCAGCAGATCGAAACCCCTGATGAGTGGAAGGACAGTTACTTTCTTCATGGAGAGATCGTGAAATTGACTGTCTTTCGACATGAACATAAGTGGCACTTTGATTTTCTTCTGGACCATATCCTTCCCTCACAGATTTTTGAGTGGATCGAGAGCAGCCTGGAGAAGCACTTTAACCGTATTGTACCCACAATAACCTGTTCCATTCAGGCCAGATCAGACGAGGGTGCAGAACGCCTGGTCGAACAATACTGGCCGAGAGTTTCCAGTCAGCTGGTAACCCGCTTTCCTGCACTTAAAAGCAGTCTTTCGGTACAGAAACCTGCCGCAGACGGACACAGACTGACATTGACGGCAACCAATGAAGCAGAAGCCGCCCTGATGAAACGCAAGCTTCCTCACGCCCTGAATCAGCAGCTGAAATCATTCGGTTTTCCGCCGTTTACCGTAAATGTAGCCATTAATGCGGATCAGAAGTCAAAAGCCTACGATTCTTTTATCAGGCAGAAAGAAGCAGAGGATCATCAGAAAGTCGTGGAGGCCATGATCGAACGCAAAAAGAACAAAGAAGCCCAGGGGAAGCCGGATGATGGCCCCTTCAAGATCGGTTATGACATCCACGATGAACCGGTTTCTATTGAAACCATACAGGATGAAGAGCGGCGGATCACGATTCAGGGGTATGTGTTTGATGCTGAAACAAGGGAGCTCAGAAGCGGAAGAACGCTCCTGATCTTTAAAATCACTGATTACACAGATTCCCTTATGGTCAAATCCTTTTCTCGTGATAAAGAGGATGCTGAACGGTTCAGAAACCTGAAAAAAGGATTGTGGCTTAAAGTACGCGGGGGCATACAGAATGACAATTTTGTACACGATCTCGTGATGATTGCGAACGATATCGAAGAAATTCCCGCACATAAAACCATGGATCAGGCTCCGTCCGGATCAAAACGTGTGGAACTCCATGCACATACAGTGATGAGTCAGATGGATGCCGTGGTCACAGCGACTGATTTGATAAAAAGAGCCGGCGAGTGGGGTCATCCTGCAATAGCAATCACCGATCATGGTGTCGTTCAATCCTTTCCGGAAGCCTATAATGCCGGAAAAAAGTTTGGCGTTAAAGTGATTTATGGTGTTGAAGCCAATGTCATTGATGACGGTGTACCTGTTGCCTACAATCTTGATCACCGCCTGCTTCAGGATGAGGTTTACACGGTATTTGATGTTGAAACGACGGGACTGTCGGCAGTCTATGACACAATCATTGAATTAGCCGCTGTAAAAATGAAAAATGGGGAGGTTCTTGATAAATTTGATAAATTTGCCAATCCTCATCATCCTCTGCCCCGGAAGATTATAGAGCTGACCAGTATTACTGATGAAATGCTGGCAGATGCACCCGATGCCGGCGAAATCATTAAGGAATTCAGGGCGTTTGCCGGTGATTCCATTCTTGTTGCTCATAATGCAACATTTGATATGGGCTTTATCAATAACGGCTATAAAAAACTTGGATTTGAAAAAGCCGCCAATCCGGTTATTGATACACTTGAACTCGGGCGTTTTCTGTATCCTACATTTAAAAACCACAAACTGGATACACTGTGCAAGGCTTTTCATATAGAATTGACGCATCATCACCGGGCAATTTATGATACAGAGGCGACCGCTTATCTGGCATGGAAGATGATTAAAGATGCCGGTCAAAAAGGCATGACGTATCATGATCAGCTGAACGACAATCTGGGGAAGGGAAATCTTGATCGGATTCGTCCGTTTCATGCCGTTCTGCTCGTAAAAAATCAGACCGGACTGAAGAATCTGTATAAACTGGTCTCGTTTGCTCATGTCAACTATTTCTATCGTGTACCAAGGATCCCCAGATCGCTTCTGACAAGATACCGCGAAGGCCTGATCATTGGTTCCGGCTGCGACCGGGGTGAGCTCTTTGAAACGATGATGCAGAAATCTGCCGAACAGGCTGAAAAGATCGCTGAGTTTTATGATTACATAGAAATTCAGCCGCCGTCTAATTACATGCATCTGGTGGAGAAGGGCATCATCCGGGATGAACTGGCTCTTAAGGATGTGATAAAAAAACTGGTGAATCTGGGTAAAAAGATGGATAAACCTGTTGTTGCGACAGGGGATGTTCATTATCTGGACAAACACGACGCCATCTACAGAAAAATACTGATCACATCACAGGCAGGAAATCCGCTCAATCGGCAGACACTGCCGGATGTTCATTTCCGGACAACAGATGAAATGATGGAATGCATGAAATTTCTTGGTGAAGAAGAAGCACGGGAAGTGGTTGTGACTGCTCCTGACCATATTGCTGAAGAAATTGATCATGTGCTTCCGGTTAAAGACAGGCTGTACACCCCGACCATTGATGGTGCCGAAGAGGAAGTAAAACAGAAGACCTATGCGCGTGCTCATGAACTCTATGGTGAAACATTACCGGAGATTGTTGAAAAGAGACTGAAAAAGGAACTGAAGAGTATTATTGGCCATGGCTTCTCAGTCATTTATCTGATCGCACATAAACTGGTGAAAAAGTCGCTTTCCGATGGTTACCTGGTCGGTTCCCGAGGGTCCGTAGGGTCATCTCTGGTCGCAACAATGCTTGAAATTACAGAGGTTAATCCGCTGCCTCCTCATTATCTGTGCCCGAAATGTCATCACTCGATCTTTTTTACAGACGGATCGGTTGCATCCGGATTTGATTTACCTGATAAAAACTGTCCCAAATGCGGTTCGACAATGAAGAAGGACGGACATGATATCCCCTTTGAGACATTTCTTGGTTTCAAGGGAGATAAAGTACCGGATATTGACCTTAATTTTTCAGGAGATTATCAGCCCGTTGCGCACAACTATACGAAAGTGCTGTTTGGGGAGGATAAAGTTTATCGTGCGGGAACGATCGGCACAATTGCCGATAAGACGGCCTATGGTTATGTGAAGGGATTTGAAGAAGAGACAGGGAAACAATTTCGTTCGGCTGAACGAGACAGACTTGCATCAGGATGTACCGGCGCCAAACGGACGACCGGCCAGCATCCGGGCGGGATTGTTGTTGTTCCGCGTGATATGGAAATTTATGACTTCACTCCTGTACAATACCCGGCCGATGATAAAACAGCGGAATGGAAAACGACACATTTTGATTTTCACTCGATCCACGATAACATTCTCAAACTGGACATTCTGGGTCACGATGATCCTACAGTGATCCGCATGCTTCAGGATTTAAGCGGTATTGATCCGAAAACCATTCCGGTTGATGATAAGGACGTCATGAAAATCTTCAGTTCAACCGAATCGCTTGGCGTTAAACCGGAACAAATCAGATGTAAAATGGGGACACTGGGTATACCGGAGTTCGGCACCCGATTTGTCCGCCAGATGCTTGAGGACACCAAACCGACAACGTTTGCTGAACTGGTTCAAATATCCGGCTTATCACATGGTACGGATGTCTGGCTGGGGAATGCCCAGATCCTCATTGATAATGGGACATGCGTTTTGAAGGATGTCATTTCATGCCGTGACGATATCATGATCGACCTGATGCATCAGGGACTCGAACCCTCTCACGCATTCAAGATTATGGAGTCTGTCCGGAAAGGTAAAGGACTGAATGATGAGTGGATTGCCGAAATGAAAGAAAATCATGTACCCGACTGGTACATGGATTCCTGTCTGAAGATCAAATACATGTTTCCAAAAGCGCATGCGACGGCATACGTTCTGATGGCCTTCAGGATTGCCTATTTCAAGGTTCATTACCCGATTCTGTTTTATGCGACCTATTTTTCAGTTCGCGCCGATGATTTTGATGTCGATGTCATGAAAAAAGGCTCTGGTGAAATTAAAGGGAAAATGGATGAAATTGAGCAAAAGGGTAACGATGCGCTCCCTAAAGAAAAGAGTCTGTTGACCGTCCTTGAAGTGGCTCTTGAAATGTGTGAGCGGGGGTTCCGCTTTCAATCTGTGGATTTGTATCGCTCGGATGCGACCCGTTTTCTGGTGGACGGGGACTCACTCATTCCGCCATTTAATGCCATCCCGGGCGTCGGGACAAATGCTGCAAAGGCCATAGCTGCTTCACGGGACGACGGTGAGTTTTTATCCAAAGAAGATTTGCAAAAGCGTGCAAGAATATCAAAAACCGTTCTTGAATTTCTCGATAGCCAGGGATGTCTTGAAGGCCTGCCCGATGCCAACCAGCTTTCCCTTTTTTAA
- the dxr gene encoding 1-deoxy-D-xylulose-5-phosphate reductoisomerase: MKRISLLGATGSVGTQTLAVVREHPEEFTVSAFSFGENIDTALPLIKEFKPELVAVKNRRTAEQIRTMLPGHTTLVYGLKGMVEAAAWPNSDMLINAVLGSIGLEPTLAAIEAGKTIGLANKETLVTAGHLVMKAAEKSGSAIIPVDSEHSAIFQSMLGQDRSAVTRLILTASGGSFRDKTRKELKGVTVAEALNHPNWSMGAKITVDTATMINKGLEVIEAHWLFHMPYDRIETVIHRESIVHSLVEYTDHSLIAQLGLPSMLVPIQFALTYPRRLELRQTKRLNLWKTGTLHFQKVDRQRYPAVSLAYEAGRAGGSMPTVLNAANEVAVEAFLEGRIPFLEIEPLIERALEQHQVIPEPDLETIEETDRLTRHFVCGLIK, translated from the coding sequence TTGAAGCGCATCAGTCTGCTTGGTGCCACAGGATCTGTAGGCACACAGACGCTGGCTGTGGTCAGGGAACACCCGGAAGAATTCACAGTCAGTGCCTTTTCTTTTGGTGAGAATATAGACACTGCCCTCCCGCTGATTAAGGAATTTAAGCCGGAACTGGTCGCTGTTAAAAACAGGCGAACTGCGGAGCAGATCCGGACGATGTTACCCGGTCATACAACACTTGTATATGGGCTTAAAGGGATGGTAGAAGCGGCAGCCTGGCCAAACAGTGACATGCTCATAAATGCCGTACTTGGCAGCATTGGTCTTGAACCAACGCTTGCGGCAATTGAAGCAGGGAAAACGATCGGATTAGCCAATAAAGAAACACTGGTGACGGCCGGTCATCTTGTTATGAAGGCTGCTGAAAAATCAGGATCAGCAATTATTCCTGTTGACAGTGAACATTCTGCAATCTTTCAGTCGATGCTGGGTCAGGATCGCTCTGCCGTAACGAGACTGATTCTGACTGCTTCAGGAGGCAGTTTCCGTGATAAAACGCGCAAAGAACTGAAAGGTGTAACAGTTGCTGAAGCGCTAAATCATCCGAATTGGTCCATGGGCGCAAAAATTACAGTTGATACGGCAACAATGATCAATAAAGGGCTTGAAGTGATAGAGGCGCACTGGCTTTTTCACATGCCATATGACAGAATTGAAACAGTCATTCACAGAGAAAGTATTGTTCATTCTCTTGTTGAATATACTGATCATAGTCTGATTGCTCAGCTGGGTCTTCCCAGTATGCTGGTTCCGATTCAATTTGCGCTGACTTACCCCCGCAGACTTGAACTCAGGCAAACAAAAAGGTTAAACTTATGGAAAACAGGGACGCTCCATTTTCAGAAAGTAGACAGGCAGAGGTATCCGGCTGTATCACTCGCTTATGAAGCCGGGCGTGCCGGCGGCTCGATGCCGACCGTCCTGAACGCAGCAAATGAAGTTGCTGTGGAGGCTTTTCTTGAAGGACGGATTCCGTTTCTTGAAATAGAACCATTAATTGAACGGGCACTGGAACAGCATCAGGTCATTCCGGAACCGGATCTGGAAACTATTGAAGAGACGGACCGGCTGACACGTCACTTTGTATGCGGATTGATCAAGTAA